A stretch of DNA from Spirosoma endbachense:
TTACAGGTTGCCTGGGAATATGCGTCGGGCGGAGTCGATACGCTCAAAAATAACACCCAGATTCAGTGCAACCCGCTCATCATCGACGGTGTCCTGTACGGCGTTTCGGCAGGGTCGCAGGCCTTTGCCCTCGACGCAGCTACAGGTAAGCAGCTTTGGAAAACAGCCTTCACCGACGATACCTTCGCCATGAATAGCCGGGGTGTTACCTACTGGACTGATGGGCGGGAGACCCGAATTTTCTTCGCCTATGGCTCGCTGCTCTACGCCCTCGACGCCCGAACAGGAAAACCGGTGGCCAGTTTTGGAAAAGGCGGAAAAATCAACTTAAAAGATGGCCTCGCCCGTCCGGGAGCCGACGATTACGTGGTGAGCAACACGCCGGGCGTCGTGTATAAAAATCTGCTCATCATGGGCCACCGAGTGTCGGAGATCGCACCTGCCCTGCCCGGCGACGTGCGTGCTTACGACCTGCGTACGGGGCGGATCGTCTGGACCTTCCACACCATTCCACACCCCGGCGAGTACGGGGCCGACACCTGGCCGAAAGACGGCCACCTTAATTTTGGTGGAGCCAACAACTGGATGGGTATGGCCATCGACCGGCAGCGCGGAATCGTGTATGTACCCACGGGAACTGCGGCATTCGATTTATACGGCAGTACCCGGCCTGGCCAGAACCTGTTTGGCAACAGCCTTATAGCCCTCGACGCGGCCACGGGCAAGCGACGCTGGCATTTTCAGACGATCCACCACGACATCTGGGACCGTGATATTCCGGCTCCGCCCAATTTATTCACCGTCGTACATGGCGGAAAAAAGGTGGATGCCGTTTCGGTTTTATCCAAACAAGGTTTCCTGTTTGTTTTCGACCGGGTCACGGGTAAGCCACTGTTTCCGATTGAGGAGCGACCCATGCCCGCTTCCACCGTTCCAGGGGAAAAAGCCTGGCCCACCCAGCCGATTCCCCTCAAACCCGCGCCTTTTACCCGGCAATCGTTTCCTGAAAGCGATATTAACGACTTTGTAACCGACCGCGATACGGTGCTGGCTCAGCTCCGGCGCTGGCAATCGGGCAAGGAGTTCTATCCCCTTCCCCTGAGTCCCAACCGTACCGTGTTTTTCCCCGGCACCGACGGTGGCGCGCAGTGGGGCGGGGCAGCGGTGGACGAAGCCGGCATTATGTACGTTCCGGCCAAGCAAATTCCGGTCACCATGGCGCTGGTTCCGACCCCCGCCGGTTCGTTGTCAGCCAGTGCCGTTGACCGCACCGGCAGCCAACTCTACCAGACCCACTGTGCCTCCTGCCACGGCCAAAACCGCGAAGGCAGTCACGACGGTACCTATCCGGCCCTGGTAAGCATTTCCCAAAAACGCAATGAGACTTCCGTGGGCCAGGTTCTGGCCAAAGGCCAGGGCATGATGCCTGCCTTTACCCACCTGAAGGCAACCGAGCGCAAGGCCATCGTGGATTTTTTGTTCGGCAAAACAACATCCGTCGCCAGCAACGCGGGCCTGAACACGGCGCCCTACCACCACACTGGGTTTACCCGCTGGTACGACCGGGCCGGATACCCAGTGAGTCGTCCACCCTGGGGCACGCTGACGGCGATCGACCTGAATACGGGCGAACACCGTTGGCAGGTCCCGCTGGGCGAGTATCCCGAACTGGTGGCGAAGGGACTACCCCCGACCGGCACCGACAACTATGGTGCTCCGGCCGTAACGGCGGGCGGGTTGCTCTTCATCGCTTCCTCCCGCGACGAATTGATTCGGGCTTTCGACCGAAAAACGGGCCGTGAACTCTGGCGCGCCAAACTGCCCGCAGCCGGGTATGCCTCGCCGAGTACCTATGCCGTCAATGGCAAGCAATACGTAGTGATTGCCTGCGGGGGTGGCAAACTCAAAACGAAGTCGGGGGATCGGTACGTGGCGTTTGCGTTGCCGTAATCAGCTACTTCGGCGTTGAGAGGTTGTCAAACGATTCATGAGAAACAGGAATCGTTTGACAACAGAAAATTTACCGGAAAATGGTCAGATCATAAACGACTAAGCGACTTGAATTTTTGGGTCAGTTCGGTTAGCGATACTTCCACGCCCATCCTCTCCAGCGAGGAGGCACCCACAAAGCCCTGTACGTTCGTCCGGTCAAGCACGATGCGAACATCGTCGGGGGTATTGATGGGACCACCATGCGCCAGGAAAAAGATGTCGGGGTTTACGGCCCGACCTGCATCGATAATGGCCTGCGTTCGCTCGACGGCTTCGTCCATGGAGCAGCTTGCTTCCGTAACGCCAATGGACCCGCCGACGGTGGTACCGACATGGGCAATAATCGCGTCGGCACCCACTTCGGCCATTTGGCGGGCTTCATCGGGTGTAGAGACGTAGACGATGGAAAACAGATCCATTTTACTCGCCAGCCGTACCATTTCAACTTCCTTATCGAAACCCATTCCGGTTTCTTCCAGCACCCGCCGAAAATGCCCGTCTACGATGCAATGGGTTGGGAAATTGTTAATGCCGGAGAAGCCCATTTCTTTCACTTTCAGCAGGTGATGCCACATCCGTCGGCGGGGATCGGAGCCATGCACTCCGCAAATCACCGGGATTTCTTCGACGACTGGAAGCACTTCAAACTCACCGATTTCCATCGCCACGGCGTTGGCATCTCCATAGGCCATCAGACCCGCCGTAGAACCGTGACCCGACATGCGGAACCGCCCGGAATTGTAGATAATTATCAGATCGGCACCCCCTTTCTCGATGAATTTAGCGCTGATACCTGTTCCGGCACCGGCAGCAATAATGGCCTTCTGACTATTCAACGTCGCTTGTAAACGCTCTCTGACTTCGTCTCTCGTATAGGGATTTCCTTTTCCCGTCCATTGGTTCGGCATACGATACGTCTTGCTTTATTTTGATTGTAGTAATTCCAGTAAACTCGCTACCAATACATCGGCAAACGCCGGATCGTTAATGTGCATGGGCGATTCAATCAGCTTTATCCGTTGGGAAAGATTGCTTTTTATGGTGTTGAAAAGTACCCTATTGACCTCAGGCTGGTAAAAGGCATTTCCAGCAGCGTCAATCTGCGAAATACCGTTCAAAGGTAAAACAACCGTTACGTTCGCTTTCGATTGATTTACTTTTTGAGCTAATAACTTTCCAAGCTGTTCATTCTCAGATGCGTCGGTTCGCAGGAGCGTTACAGTCGGTGTCCAGTTGTACAGTTGACGGTGCCGATAATGCGCTGGAACCGTGTCAGGCTGGCTGAAATTAACCATATCCAGGCAGCCCGGTACGACTACCTGCGGCAGGCCCTTTCGGGCAGCGGCCATCAGTCGATCTGGCCCGGCACTACAAACACCTCCGCATAATTCATCGGCCAGTTCGGTAGTCGTTACGTCCAGCACAGCGTCGAAATGCCCTTCGCCAATCAGGCTTTCCATTGCTCGACCGCCCAGGCCGTTGGCATGAAATGCGATCACTTCATAGCCCTGTTTTACAAGACGTTCTGTGCAATAGCTCACGCAGGCGGTTGTGTTGCCAAACATACTAATGGCAATACGCCCCGCCGATTTTCGATGCATTGTCGGTGTTACATCAGCCATCGCGCAAATGGCGGCTGCCGCCCGTTCGATTAGCGGGGTCAGCATTCCGTTTAGTCCCGCAACGTCAACTACCGAAGCCATTAGCGTTACGTCTTTCGTGCCAACCTGCCGGGTTAAGTCCTTACCGGCCATAGTTGACAGACAAAGTTTGGGCACTCCGAATGGAATCGGTTGCATAGCCGAGAGCGCCACGAACGTACCACCTCCACCGCCCATGCCAATAGCGCCCTTCAACTGCCCCGAACGGATCAGCTGTGCCACGATGGCAGCTGCTCCGGCTCCCATGATTTCAATAGCTCGCCCGCGATCCTGACTTGTGCGGAGTCTCTCCAGTGAATCGTCAGCGGCCTCGGCAACGACATCTGCATCATAATCAATCGGGAAATCGACCACCGTTTCCATCATACCCGTATTGATTGTCAGGACAGATTCGCCCCTCGCCAGTATGCAGTTCCGCAGAAAGGCGAAGGCGGGGCCTTTGGTATCGAAACAACCGATAATGACGATGGATTTTAGCATATACTACCGAAAGAGCGATTTGTAGAAATCTAACCCTTCGCTGGCCAGTTCATCGGGACTATTTGCCAGTGGCCGCCAGATGGACGCGGCTTTGGCTAGTTCTGCGGAAGGTGCACCGAAGGTTTCGATGACAACGGCTCCGTCATAGTCAATATCGACCAGTGCTTCTTTGATGCCAGGCCAGTCAACGTTGCCGGTTCCGGGTGTGCCCCGATCACTTTCGTTGCCCTGAACATGGCAAAGCAAATCCTTCCCAACTGCCCGAATGGTAGCCGGAATACTTTTTTCCTCAATGTTATTGTGGAACGTATCGAGTGAGATTTTGAGGAACGGATGACCAACCTCGCGCACCAGCGAAAGTGCCTGCTCTGCCGTGTTGATCATGTCCGTTTCGAAGCGATTGAGCGGTTCCAGCCCAATTACTACGCCACATTGCCGAGCTATTTCGCTGGCTTGATGCAGGTTTTCAAGGCACCAGTTTCGTTCCTGTTGTTTACGCTCGGCAGAAACAAGACGTGTTTTTCCTACTGCTGAATAAACCGGTCCGGTAAAAATGGGGCTTTCCATCGCTTCGGCCTGGCGCAGGCAATCTTCGATGTACGAAAGTCCATTTTTGCGGATAGCAGCATCGTCGCTGGATAGGTCGCGGTTGGGGCCGAATGCTCCGCTAATGGTTATTTTTAGCCCTGTTTCGCGGGCCAGTTGTTTGAGCTTTATCCAGTCGATCAGGTCTTTATCTTCAACAGCCACTTCAATAATATCGTAGCCCATGTCGGCGACTTTATAGAGCAGGTCGAATGAGTTAGTGGTGAACGGGGACACCCAGATGAAGGTACTGGCACCAAATAGAATCATGCTAGAAGTGAATTAGCGTTGAGCAAAGGCTGGAACGTAGTAATGAAAGCTATTAGTTGTATACGGTGACGCCGGTTACTAATAACCGACCTGGTGTGGTTTCTCAAAACCGAATGTTAAGAATATGAACAGTTCGGTTTTGAGAATCGCAACGGCGAACCGACCTCACTACGTCAGATGTAAGCATCTGACCTCACGGAAGCAATGCCAACTAATACGTAGGAATGGTGATACGTTCCCCACCTTTCATGGCCGATTCGTGGGCGCATATACCGGCGAGGGTGTAATTGGCGGCTAATTCGGCATCTACCGCCGAGTTGCGATCTTCAATGATGGCAGCCATGAACTCCTGTACCAAATGCGGGTGTGATCCGCCGTGACCTGCTCCCTGCAAAAAGGATACGTGGTTAGGATCGTCGATTTTTTCGCGCTTCGTGAAATGCTTGATGGGGTCGATGAGCAGCTCGTCGGTGTCCGGTACGTTGATACGTCGGGCATTTTCGCCCCCGTCGAAAATAATGTGTTCCTCATCCTGCAACTGCTCCCACTCGAACGACATTTTGGTGCCGTATACATCGTAGCTTTCCCGATACTGGCGTACTACATCGAACAGCGAACGTGTAGCTTCGGCAATTACGTCGGAATCTTTAAGCGTGAACGTAGCAGTTTCAACCGCAAAAGGTGATCCATAACGACTGGCCAGATCGTCGCTCAACCTCCCCGATCCGTGGCAGACGACGGTTTCGGCCGTTGTGTTGTTGATACGGAGCAGAGGGGAAATTGCGTGGGTACCGTTGAGCATCGGCGGGTAACCTTTCCAGTACTCGCCCCAGCCTTCCATACTCATGTCCTGGATGTGCGATCCCCGAACAAACTGAATCCGTCCTAATTCACCGGTTTCGGCTAGGTTCAGACCGTAGAGAAACTCGCGGGTGTAGAGGGCTGTTTCCATCATCATATACACCTTGCCGCTACGCCGTTTGGCTTCCACAATGGCCTTGCAATCTTCCTTGGTCATGGCCATTGGAATGGTGCAGGCAGTGTGTTTGTTGGCGTTGAGCGAAGCCAGCGTCATGCGGGCGTGGTCTGGAACGGGTGTCACTACGTGGATGGCGTCGACATCGGTGCGACCGGGTATATCCTCGAAGTGTTCAAAGCAAAGTTCCGGGTCGAGGTTGTATTTCGTTCTGAGGTCGTCTAGTGTCTGGCGATTGCGGGTACAGATACCCACCTTATTGATATTGGGGTGTTGCAGGTAAATGGGAATGAACTCCTTGCCAAAGCCCATACCAACAATGACAACGGTAATTTTCTGGTCACTCATAATAGATTCAATTGTTTTAAATGGGATGTTACTTGACTGATGGAAGCGCATCGGCGGCCCGGGCAGATCGTTATAATTTTTATGATAAGTTAAGATCTTGATTAATCATAACATTCATATAAATCTGCGTTCTATCTCCTTCCAGCCCATGCCACAGAATTTCGCAGCAGCGTCTGGTAAACGGGCAAATTGTGCGACTCGGCATCGTGGCCCAGCGCCAGACCGACGATACGTGCTTTGGGATGGTTGACCACAAACACGGAAGGGTAAACCGGGTCAGAGGGAGATAAGCTCGAACTGGCCAGCACCGTAATGCCTGGTCCGGCAGGGTCAGGAATGTAATAGTAGCGTTCGTCTTTCAGGCTGAATTTTTGTTCAACTCCCTTTGTAATGGGGTGTTGGGTATCAGTCACAGTTACGTCGAAGGGGCCATACTTGTCGTGTTTGCGGGTTCCGCCACTAACGAGATTCTGATTGTATTCAGGCCAGTCTTTCCAGTTATACCACATGGCTGCGTGAGCAATCAACAGGCCCTTGCCCGCGTTGGCATGGTCCGTAATAGCCTGACGAACTGCCGGGTTGGTAATGGGTCGGTTGTTGCTCAGGTACAATACGTCGGTCTGGGGCAGATAGGTCAGCATGGAGTCGGGATCGCCTACGTAGTTGACAGTGGCGAAACCGTCGCGGCTTAGCGTCTGTCCATCCACGTTGCGGTACCACATTCCGAAGTTATGCGACGTACCGCCACCTACTACCAGCACCCGAATGGGTTTACCAGCTTTAGCAGTGGCATTTGAACTCGTTTTGCAACGGCTGAGGGAAATAAGCAGCGTTGGCAGCAGGAGATAAATCAGAAATCGGTACATGGTATAAGTTGGTTATCGGACGTTCGTTGATTCATTTACTTTTTCGACGCGCATAACGCCCCGCATGATACTCCAGTGGCCGGGAAACGTACAGATAAATGGATAATCGCCGGGTTTGGCCGGGGCAACAAATTCGAGCGTGTACGATTCACCCGGATTGACTAAAATACTGGAAGCTACTATTTCCGGTAATTGTGGAACGTAGTGTTTCTCAACACTTTTAGGGTCCTGTGCCATCTTATCGGCGGCTTTCCCGACTTTCTCGGCAGTAGCGGGTTTGCAGATAACGATGTTGTGCTGCATGATGTCCGGGTTTTCAAGCGTCAGTACTACCGGTTGTCCGGCACGTACCGTAAACTGTTTTGTGTCGTATTTCATCTGCTCTTCTACCACCTTGATAGTCACTATCGTTGCCTTGTCAGAAATAGGCTTTTTAGGCATCACTGGTTGGGATTCGCCGGTTGGGTTGCGAATCTCCAGCGTAGCGTTTTGCACATTACCCACAAAATCGAAGGACGATGAAGCATTGTATGCGCCAGCATAAGCACCCATCGAGTTTTCATTGGTAAAATCGCGCTGCACCCGAATACTACCCGTCAACGGTTTCGTAAAAAGCGAAGGGGCTTTGCCTTTAGCAGCTTCCTGACCGTTTATAAATAGCACCATCTCGCCGTTGTTCACCAGACGCCCTTCAAACTCAAAATTGTCGGGCAACGCTTCCCTGGTGCTGGCAGAATAAACTTTTTCGTTTTGTTTCACAACCATTGTCAGGTGGCCATCTTTTACGTATAGCCCATAGCCGCCATCTTTATCACCTTGCCCCATAATGAAACCTTCCATGCTGCGGATTCCTTTTGTGGCCGAACCTTTTACAATAATCTCCTTACCCGTTACGTCGGGAGGTATGGTGATGACAGCCCGCCGTTGCAGCGAATACACTTCTTTATTGATGCCCGACTGCAACCGGCTGGCCAGTGAATTTTCGGCAGTAGGGGTAGCTTTAGCGGCTTCGGCCAGAAAACCGGTCCGGTGAACGGCAGCAGCGGCAAACAAGGCCCGCCCAAGCCACTCGTCGGCGTCGTTTTCGGGACGTAGCGCGGCCCGGTAGAGCGCGGCTCCGAGCGCTTCAGATGAAGGCATTTGCACCATTGCCAGCATAGCGGCCATTCGAACGTTCAGATTCGGGTCGTCCAGTAAACCCACTTTCTGAAGATTGTCTAGTGTCTGACTTGTTGCGGGCAGTACCTCAATGGCGGCTTTACGCACCCCGGCAGCTTTGTGCGTCAATGCTTTAGAAACTGCCTGAAGCGCTTCGGAATTAGTACCCGTTAGCGCGCCCAGACCATGAAGCGTCCACAGGGCGTGAACGGCGGGACTATTCAGGCCGATTTCGTCTACGTCGGGGTTGGCAATGACTTTGTAAAGCTCAGGAATAAGGGACATATTTTTCGACTCGACAATCAGGCGCTGGGCGTTCATTCGCCAGAACATATTGTCGCTTTTGAGGGCGGCAATCAAGCCTGCCGGTTCATTTTTTGACAATGTAATGGGCTGGTACGGTTTCGCTTTTTTGTAAACGATGCGGTAAATACGTCCAAAATTGATGTCGCGCAGAGGGCTATTGAAGGCGTTTCCCTGTCCACGCGGCTGCTCTTTGAAAGGCAACACCATTTCTGACGGGGCCTGCCGCTCCACAAATACGTTGTGCTGAATAATGAAGTTGTACCAATCAGCCACCCACAGGGCTCCGTCGGGGCCAACTTCTGCCTGCACAGGGCCAACCCACTCGTCGGTACTGGCGAGCATATTCCAGCCATCCTGCTCGGCGAAACCGGCTCCTTTGGGCTCGATGATGGCATTGTGAATCAGCCGAACGGTTGGTTCACATACAAACGCGACTCGATTCCAGTACGATTTTGGAAAATTCCGGGCCGTATAAAAATGGTGTCCTGCTGCCGACGTAAATCCGCCTACTACATCCACCTGCCGCAAATTTGGGGTCATTGTGTGCGAATCGTAATGCCCATCAATTTTTTGGACCGCCTGTACCGTCGCGCCCGGCAGATTGCGCTGCATGTAACGGGCAGGCATCGAATAAAACGCGCTGTGGGTATTGTTGGCCGTGGAAATAAAGACGTTATTATCCTCCGTAAAGCCCAGCCCCCAGGTATTATTGCTTGTATTTGCCAGAAAATCGAACCCAGTTCCGTCGGGGTTCACGTTATAAACGCCGGTTCTGAAATTGAGGGACAGCCCATCGCGGGTAGTACCGCTGTAGCCAGAGCCAACTACGCCCCAAATCTTGTTGTTGAAGCCATATTGCAGATTCGAGGGACCAAAGTGCGTATCGTTTTTGTCCCAGCCACTCATGATATTTTCCCGAACATCGGCCTTGTCGTCGCCGTTGGTATCTTTCAGGAAAACGAAGTGCGGAGCCATCGACACTACTACGCCACCATTCGCAAAAACCATGCTCGTTGGGATGTTCAGTTTGTCGGCAAAAATGGTGAATTTGTCGGCCCGCCCGTCGCCGTTGGTGTCTTCGCAAATTTTGATACGGTCGTTGGCAGCTCCGTCGGTTTCCAGAAACGTATTCGGATAATCGACCGACTCTACAATCCAGAGC
This window harbors:
- a CDS encoding outer membrane protein assembly factor BamB family protein — translated: MKRFSYPALLLTIGLLSLTDKPDNTNWPEYNGGPDRNHFSPLTQLNATNVAGLQVAWEYASGGVDTLKNNTQIQCNPLIIDGVLYGVSAGSQAFALDAATGKQLWKTAFTDDTFAMNSRGVTYWTDGRETRIFFAYGSLLYALDARTGKPVASFGKGGKINLKDGLARPGADDYVVSNTPGVVYKNLLIMGHRVSEIAPALPGDVRAYDLRTGRIVWTFHTIPHPGEYGADTWPKDGHLNFGGANNWMGMAIDRQRGIVYVPTGTAAFDLYGSTRPGQNLFGNSLIALDAATGKRRWHFQTIHHDIWDRDIPAPPNLFTVVHGGKKVDAVSVLSKQGFLFVFDRVTGKPLFPIEERPMPASTVPGEKAWPTQPIPLKPAPFTRQSFPESDINDFVTDRDTVLAQLRRWQSGKEFYPLPLSPNRTVFFPGTDGGAQWGGAAVDEAGIMYVPAKQIPVTMALVPTPAGSLSASAVDRTGSQLYQTHCASCHGQNREGSHDGTYPALVSISQKRNETSVGQVLAKGQGMMPAFTHLKATERKAIVDFLFGKTTSVASNAGLNTAPYHHTGFTRWYDRAGYPVSRPPWGTLTAIDLNTGEHRWQVPLGEYPELVAKGLPPTGTDNYGAPAVTAGGLLFIASSRDELIRAFDRKTGRELWRAKLPAAGYASPSTYAVNGKQYVVIACGGGKLKTKSGDRYVAFALP
- a CDS encoding phosphoenolpyruvate hydrolase family protein, with amino-acid sequence MPNQWTGKGNPYTRDEVRERLQATLNSQKAIIAAGAGTGISAKFIEKGGADLIIIYNSGRFRMSGHGSTAGLMAYGDANAVAMEIGEFEVLPVVEEIPVICGVHGSDPRRRMWHHLLKVKEMGFSGINNFPTHCIVDGHFRRVLEETGMGFDKEVEMVRLASKMDLFSIVYVSTPDEARQMAEVGADAIIAHVGTTVGGSIGVTEASCSMDEAVERTQAIIDAGRAVNPDIFFLAHGGPINTPDDVRIVLDRTNVQGFVGASSLERMGVEVSLTELTQKFKSLSRL
- a CDS encoding Tm-1-like ATP-binding domain-containing protein; translation: MLKSIVIIGCFDTKGPAFAFLRNCILARGESVLTINTGMMETVVDFPIDYDADVVAEAADDSLERLRTSQDRGRAIEIMGAGAAAIVAQLIRSGQLKGAIGMGGGGGTFVALSAMQPIPFGVPKLCLSTMAGKDLTRQVGTKDVTLMASVVDVAGLNGMLTPLIERAAAAICAMADVTPTMHRKSAGRIAISMFGNTTACVSYCTERLVKQGYEVIAFHANGLGGRAMESLIGEGHFDAVLDVTTTELADELCGGVCSAGPDRLMAAARKGLPQVVVPGCLDMVNFSQPDTVPAHYRHRQLYNWTPTVTLLRTDASENEQLGKLLAQKVNQSKANVTVVLPLNGISQIDAAGNAFYQPEVNRVLFNTIKSNLSQRIKLIESPMHINDPAFADVLVASLLELLQSK
- a CDS encoding sugar phosphate isomerase/epimerase family protein; this translates as MILFGASTFIWVSPFTTNSFDLLYKVADMGYDIIEVAVEDKDLIDWIKLKQLARETGLKITISGAFGPNRDLSSDDAAIRKNGLSYIEDCLRQAEAMESPIFTGPVYSAVGKTRLVSAERKQQERNWCLENLHQASEIARQCGVVIGLEPLNRFETDMINTAEQALSLVREVGHPFLKISLDTFHNNIEEKSIPATIRAVGKDLLCHVQGNESDRGTPGTGNVDWPGIKEALVDIDYDGAVVIETFGAPSAELAKAASIWRPLANSPDELASEGLDFYKSLFR
- a CDS encoding Gfo/Idh/MocA family protein, coding for MSDQKITVVIVGMGFGKEFIPIYLQHPNINKVGICTRNRQTLDDLRTKYNLDPELCFEHFEDIPGRTDVDAIHVVTPVPDHARMTLASLNANKHTACTIPMAMTKEDCKAIVEAKRRSGKVYMMMETALYTREFLYGLNLAETGELGRIQFVRGSHIQDMSMEGWGEYWKGYPPMLNGTHAISPLLRINNTTAETVVCHGSGRLSDDLASRYGSPFAVETATFTLKDSDVIAEATRSLFDVVRQYRESYDVYGTKMSFEWEQLQDEEHIIFDGGENARRINVPDTDELLIDPIKHFTKREKIDDPNHVSFLQGAGHGGSHPHLVQEFMAAIIEDRNSAVDAELAANYTLAGICAHESAMKGGERITIPTY
- a CDS encoding ThuA domain-containing protein; the encoded protein is MYRFLIYLLLPTLLISLSRCKTSSNATAKAGKPIRVLVVGGGTSHNFGMWYRNVDGQTLSRDGFATVNYVGDPDSMLTYLPQTDVLYLSNNRPITNPAVRQAITDHANAGKGLLIAHAAMWYNWKDWPEYNQNLVSGGTRKHDKYGPFDVTVTDTQHPITKGVEQKFSLKDERYYYIPDPAGPGITVLASSSLSPSDPVYPSVFVVNHPKARIVGLALGHDAESHNLPVYQTLLRNSVAWAGRR
- a CDS encoding PVC-type heme-binding CxxCH protein; translation: MKLPIFTLLLALVLHQGCTRTARPGMGSGQNPSTTETTARRGEVLFLGNRSKHHDSGKYAPWLAISLFKKGVNLTYTVNVNDLNPENLAKYDGLIIYANHDSLPPAQESALKAFVEGGKGLIPLHSASGCFKNSDWYITTIGGQFKSHKTGPITESIVAKNHPVMQGLTPFTTSWDETYIHQRLNPDMTVLTTRQEGDRQEPYTWVRKQGKGRVFYTAYGHNDSTWANPGFRELVNRGVLWAIGEPVTKQIAKLAIPNVDIYESANIAIDDYTKRHRVPAMQVALKPEDSKKLMQVPADFDIQLFAAEPDITNPIAMSWDERGRLWIVESVDYPNTFLETDGAANDRIKICEDTNGDGRADKFTIFADKLNIPTSMVFANGGVVVSMAPHFVFLKDTNGDDKADVRENIMSGWDKNDTHFGPSNLQYGFNNKIWGVVGSGYSGTTRDGLSLNFRTGVYNVNPDGTGFDFLANTSNNTWGLGFTEDNNVFISTANNTHSAFYSMPARYMQRNLPGATVQAVQKIDGHYDSHTMTPNLRQVDVVGGFTSAAGHHFYTARNFPKSYWNRVAFVCEPTVRLIHNAIIEPKGAGFAEQDGWNMLASTDEWVGPVQAEVGPDGALWVADWYNFIIQHNVFVERQAPSEMVLPFKEQPRGQGNAFNSPLRDINFGRIYRIVYKKAKPYQPITLSKNEPAGLIAALKSDNMFWRMNAQRLIVESKNMSLIPELYKVIANPDVDEIGLNSPAVHALWTLHGLGALTGTNSEALQAVSKALTHKAAGVRKAAIEVLPATSQTLDNLQKVGLLDDPNLNVRMAAMLAMVQMPSSEALGAALYRAALRPENDADEWLGRALFAAAAVHRTGFLAEAAKATPTAENSLASRLQSGINKEVYSLQRRAVITIPPDVTGKEIIVKGSATKGIRSMEGFIMGQGDKDGGYGLYVKDGHLTMVVKQNEKVYSASTREALPDNFEFEGRLVNNGEMVLFINGQEAAKGKAPSLFTKPLTGSIRVQRDFTNENSMGAYAGAYNASSSFDFVGNVQNATLEIRNPTGESQPVMPKKPISDKATIVTIKVVEEQMKYDTKQFTVRAGQPVVLTLENPDIMQHNIVICKPATAEKVGKAADKMAQDPKSVEKHYVPQLPEIVASSILVNPGESYTLEFVAPAKPGDYPFICTFPGHWSIMRGVMRVEKVNESTNVR